The following proteins are co-located in the Trichormus variabilis 0441 genome:
- a CDS encoding ferrochelatase: MVATPEKLQNTQEHLSTQDRVAVLLMGYGEVESYEDFANYNEQALNLLTAKFAPVPTWIYPPLAKLLALFDRHEWGHQHHDFISPHNAIFEKQRAGIEQNLQAKWGDRIQVFKAFNFCAPFLPNQVLAEIKSQGFDKILIYPLLVVDSIFTSGIAIEQVNNALTETNDGENHWLKALRYIPSFYNEPEYIHLMAHLVEEKINADLATAYLPSQIGIVLMNHGCPHKAKGFTSGIVESQALYDLVREELIYKYPLISVGWLNHDTPLIEWTQPNAEQAAKNLIQLGAKVIIFMPIGFATENHETLLDVHHIIHDLEKKYSGVDYVQMACVNDNPEFLAMAAEWANAQIAELQHEQAVAINPQLAVHHHHHHH, encoded by the coding sequence GTGGTTGCCACACCGGAAAAACTACAAAATACACAGGAACATTTATCAACCCAAGACCGAGTAGCCGTGTTGCTCATGGGTTATGGTGAAGTTGAAAGCTACGAGGATTTTGCTAACTATAACGAACAGGCTCTCAATCTACTGACAGCAAAATTTGCACCTGTACCGACTTGGATTTATCCGCCGTTAGCAAAGTTACTGGCGTTATTTGACCGTCACGAATGGGGACATCAACACCACGATTTTATTTCCCCTCACAACGCCATCTTTGAAAAGCAGCGTGCTGGCATTGAACAAAATTTACAAGCAAAATGGGGTGATCGTATACAAGTTTTCAAAGCTTTTAATTTCTGCGCTCCCTTTTTACCTAACCAAGTTTTGGCGGAAATCAAAAGTCAAGGTTTTGATAAGATTCTGATTTATCCCCTACTAGTTGTTGATTCCATTTTCACCAGTGGGATTGCTATTGAACAAGTTAACAACGCTCTAACTGAGACGAATGATGGTGAAAACCATTGGCTGAAAGCATTACGTTACATACCTTCCTTTTATAACGAGCCAGAATACATACATTTAATGGCTCATCTGGTTGAAGAGAAAATTAACGCTGATTTAGCCACAGCTTATTTACCTTCCCAAATTGGCATTGTATTGATGAATCACGGTTGTCCTCACAAAGCCAAAGGTTTCACCTCTGGAATTGTCGAAAGTCAAGCGTTGTATGATCTGGTACGGGAAGAGTTAATTTATAAGTATCCCCTTATTTCCGTGGGTTGGCTGAATCATGACACCCCCTTAATTGAGTGGACGCAACCCAACGCAGAGCAAGCAGCTAAAAACCTGATTCAATTGGGTGCCAAGGTTATTATCTTTATGCCTATTGGCTTTGCTACAGAAAACCACGAAACTTTGTTAGATGTACACCACATCATTCATGATTTAGAGAAGAAGTATTCTGGTGTGGATTATGTGCAGATGGCTTGTGTGAATGACAATCCAGAGTTTCTAGCAATGGCGGCTGAATGGGCAAATGCTCAGATTGCTGAGTTACAGCATGAGCAAGCAGTGGCAATCAACCCACAATTAGCTGTACATCATCATCACCATCATCACTAG
- a CDS encoding MFS transporter has protein sequence MFPTEPAAVNNGFGALLKNRGFMLLWIGQLISQLADKVFFVLMIALLEVYPAPSGLPENSMYSTLMVAFTIPAILFGSAGGIFVDRLPKKLIMVGSDIVRGLLTLCLPFLPREFLILLILTFAISSVTQFFAPAEQAAIPLLVKRENLMAANALFSSTMMGALIVGFAVGEPILSWSKSLMGETYGQELVVGGLYILSGLLMQPIKFTEHKSHHDQLTSSHPWAEFTESIRYLKKNRLVLNAMLQLTTLYCVFAALTVLTIRLAEEFGLKEKQFGFFLAAAGVGMVMGAGILGHWGDKFHHKPLPLIGFLMMAMVLGVFTFTHNLALALGLCAVLGIGAALIGVPMQTLIQQQTPPTMHGKVFGFQNHAVNIALSLPLAITGPLTDALGLRVVLMTMSAVVVVVGVWAWKNTRRVLQDVI, from the coding sequence ATGTTTCCCACTGAACCTGCTGCTGTTAATAATGGGTTTGGCGCACTGCTCAAAAACCGTGGTTTTATGCTCCTGTGGATTGGGCAACTAATTTCCCAATTAGCAGACAAGGTTTTTTTTGTGTTAATGATTGCCTTGTTGGAAGTGTACCCAGCGCCCTCTGGATTACCAGAAAATTCCATGTACTCAACTCTGATGGTGGCATTCACGATTCCAGCAATTTTGTTTGGTTCAGCCGGCGGCATTTTTGTAGACCGCTTGCCCAAAAAGTTGATCATGGTTGGCTCCGATATTGTGCGTGGGCTTTTGACCTTGTGTTTGCCATTTTTACCCAGAGAGTTCCTGATTTTACTCATACTCACCTTTGCTATTTCCTCAGTAACACAGTTTTTTGCTCCTGCTGAACAGGCGGCAATTCCTCTGTTAGTAAAGCGAGAAAATTTAATGGCAGCCAATGCCTTGTTCAGCAGCACCATGATGGGAGCTTTAATAGTTGGTTTTGCTGTAGGAGAGCCAATTTTGAGTTGGTCAAAAAGCTTGATGGGGGAAACTTACGGTCAAGAACTAGTGGTAGGGGGGTTGTATATCTTATCGGGGTTGCTCATGCAGCCCATAAAATTTACAGAACACAAATCCCATCATGATCAACTAACTAGCTCTCATCCCTGGGCTGAATTTACCGAAAGTATCCGTTACCTCAAAAAGAATCGCTTAGTCTTAAATGCCATGCTGCAACTCACAACCTTATATTGTGTATTTGCCGCATTGACAGTATTAACCATTCGGTTAGCCGAAGAATTTGGTTTAAAAGAGAAACAGTTTGGTTTTTTCCTAGCAGCAGCAGGCGTAGGGATGGTAATGGGTGCAGGAATTTTAGGACATTGGGGTGATAAATTCCATCACAAACCCTTACCTTTAATCGGATTTCTGATGATGGCAATGGTTTTAGGTGTATTCACCTTCACCCACAATTTGGCGCTAGCTCTAGGACTATGTGCAGTTTTGGGTATAGGTGCGGCCTTAATTGGTGTACCCATGCAAACTTTAATTCAACAGCAAACACCACCAACAATGCACGGTAAAGTGTTTGGTTTTCAAAATCATGCTGTAAACATAGCCTTGTCGTTACCTTTAGCAATTACCGGCCCTCTAACCGATGCTTTGGGTTTACGGGTAGTTTTGATGACAATGAGCGCAGTTGTAGTAGTTGTTGGTGTTTGGGCTTGGAAAAATACCCGTAGAGTTTTGCAAGATGTAATTTAG